A genome region from Nycticebus coucang isolate mNycCou1 chromosome 22, mNycCou1.pri, whole genome shotgun sequence includes the following:
- the MRPL37 gene encoding 39S ribosomal protein L37, mitochondrial: MALLSGPARRTLVGSGLLGLGGCGAPRRGAYEWGVRSTRKPEPPPLDRVYEIPGLEPITYAGKMHFMPGLARPIFPPWDPGWKHPKYQRQPPIHEHPRYKEQTCHVFHQGCRLVEGVKQALWLTKSKLIEGLPEKVLSLVDDPRNHIENQDKRVLDVISHARLWHSTEDIPKRETYCPVIMDGLIQLCKSQMPKHPSLARRSCTRNYVLTASWNRESVLLQVRGFSGARLSAKDPLSPIASREEVEATKNHVLETFYPISPTIDLQECNVYDVEDNIGFLEGYPYPYPHTLYFLERANIRPHRFWPDQLQAKMILFAFGNALAQARLLYGNEPMVLEQPVVVQGVGTDGRVFQFLVLQLNTTDLASHEGVKNLVWVDSDQLLYQHFWCLPVIKKKVVVEPVGPVDFQPETFKKFLALYLHGAV; encoded by the exons ATGGCGTTGCTGTCGGGACCCGCTAGGCGGACGCTGGTTGGCTCCGGGCTGCTCGGCCTTGGAGGCTGCGGAGCCCCGAGACGCGGGGCGTACGAGTGGGGCGTGCGCTCCACGCGGAAGCCCGAGCCTCCTCCCCTGGACAGAGTGTACGAGATCCCTGGGCTGGAGCCTATCACCTACGCGGGGAAGATGCACTTCATGCCCGGGCTGGCACGGCCGATCTTCCCGCCCTGGGACCCCGGCTGGAAGCACCCAAAGTACCAACGCCAGCCCCCGATTCACGAGCATCCGCGGTATAAAGAGCAGACCTGCCACGTTTTCCACCAGGGTTGCCGCCTTGTCGAGG GTGTAAAGCAGGCCCTCTGGCTCACCAAGTCCAAGTTAATAGAAGGCCTTCCAGAAAAAGTGCTTAGCCTTGTCGATGATCCAAGGAACCacatagagaaccaagataaaCGTGTTCTGGACGTGATCTCCCATGCTCGCCTCTGGCATAGCACTGAGGACATCCCCAAGAGAGAGACCTACTG CCCTGTCATTATGGATGGTCTGATACAGCTGTGTAAATCCCAGATGCCCAAGCATccttctctggccaggaggagctGTACCAGAAACTATGTGTTAACCGCCAGCTGGAATCGAG agTCTGTCCTCCTTCAGGTCCGTGGTTTTAGTGGAGCCCGATTGAGTGCCAAGGATCCTCTCTCCCCCATTGCCTCCAGAGAGGAGGTTGAAGCTACTAAGAATCATGTTCTCGAGACCTTCTATCCCATATCCCCCACTATCGATCTTCAGGAATGCAATGTGTATGATGTGGAGGACAACATAG GATTCCTGGAGGGTTATCCTTACCCCTATCCCCACACCCTGTACTTCCTGGAGAGAGCCAATATACGACCACACCGCTTTTGGCCAGACCAGCTGCAGGCCAAGATGATCCTGTTCGCTTTCGGCAATGCCCTGGCTCAGGCCCGGCTCCTCTATGGG AACGAACCCATGGTCTTGGAGCAGCCCGTGGTGGTACAGGGTGTGGGTACGGATGGGCGTGTCTTCCAGTTCCTGGTGTTACAGTTGAACACCACAGATCTGGCCTCTCATGAAGGTGTCAAGAACTTGGTCTGGGTGGACTCAGACCAGCTGCTCTATCAGCATTTTTGGTGTCTCCCTGTGATCAAAAAGAAGGTAGTTGTG GAACCTGTTGGGCCGGTTGATTTCCAGCCAGAGACGTTCAAGAAGTTCCTAGCTCTGTATTTGCACGGTGCTGTGTGA